In the Salvia miltiorrhiza cultivar Shanhuang (shh) chromosome 8, IMPLAD_Smil_shh, whole genome shotgun sequence genome, gatAATACATAGTTGTTATGCTATTTCCAGATTATCCAttgatttgatttgtttatGTTAGAATGCTGCAATGAACTGTCATGAGTGAAGATTTGAGGGAAAATAGTTCCATTGATTATTTTCATTACATGAACAAAATACATAGAAAAGCTTACACTAACCTACAACTATAAACAACACCAACAACCAAGATACAATCAAAATTATCCAAAGAAATGCATTTTTCCTTCTAACTGTCATTAATTCTTTAACCATTTTTCTGAGCTCCACATTTTCATTCTTCAAAGCTTCAAGGTCCATGTCCATGGTCGTCGCTCTTTCAAGAATTTTTCTGAGCTCCCCATTTTCAGTCTTCAAAGATTTAATAACCTCTCTTGACCTCTCACACATGGGTTCATCATGCCATTCGAAAAATCCACAATTTTTCGACTACAACACAACCAAAAAATGTGCTGCTTCAACATTATAAccacaaaccaaaaaaaaaaatgaatttgcaGAATATTACCTTCCAATTTCTACACCCGTAAAACCTTCTTCCTGGGTTATCCTCCGTCCACGACGTCATTCTCGGAGCTCTCAAACGCTTACCTTCAATCACGCATAAACACTGCACGTAATTACCTCCATAAGCGTCTTCCCTCTGCCGCCGACCGCAGGAATAGCTTGAGGCACAATCCGAATTGAAACTCATGCCTTGGAGGTCGAATGATAAGAACAAGAATAAACCCTATGCTAATTCGAAGAAATTCGCTCAATTTCTATAGAAATCGCAAGATGGGGAATCGTAAATTAGGGTTCTTCAACTCATAAACACCCCCAAAATATAATAGCCGTTGTCAGTCGTTGAAGGTGGGCCCcgcttttaattaaaaaaaattgactaacgGCCGAAAACGGCGTTAGTCAAGAGGGGTGGATTTGCACGTTTTTTTTGGAGTTCGAGGGGGTGATTGCACACACATTGACTATGGGGGGttttacgctataggggctagtACTTCgagggctaatctgcaccttttcccataaataaaagaaaaaaggtgtagtggtacaaaaagcagagtaAGGCATTACTTTGTGGACAAGAAAAAATGAGTAAGTAGGGCAatatatcgtggacggagggagtaattcttTTTGCATTGCTTCTATTTTTTCTGTTTATTTGAAGTATCTTGTTAATGTTTGCATTTGGTCCCATCATGAGTTGGCTATCATAATTGATTTACCACTGTACATGAAGTTTCTTGTAGAGGAACGAATTGTgattaaaatactccctccgtccacaaaagaacttcctatcttttcattttgggacgtccacaaaagaatttcctacctatttttggactatactccaccacttataatcctcatacttttcatttttcacaactctcaatattaattataacacattttcaccactctcaatacactcaactaccttttattcactctcaatacactcaacaatattttttcttaaaatccgtgccactCTATTCTaaaaagttctttcatggacggatggaATATATATTAGCATATTTGGCCAATAACAAACTATCAAAATATAAACTTCTATGGGTCCTGAACCCATTCATCTATTTCTCAAACAATTGTGACCCATATcacaataaaagaaaagaaaaaaaaatgaaataaatgataATTGTGAAAATTCACGAGTATCGAGTGAACTATCACTCGGTAAAATTGCTACAACAGCCGACCAAAACTTGACACACGTTTATCAAGGAAAACTTCCCCCGACAATCTCTCTGTAAATATTACTGAGTGGCACTTTCCCCCGGTAACGAATTATCGATATCAAAAATCACGACAAGCACTTTTACTCGGCAATCTATCTGTAATATATTTTACCGAGGGGAATAAGTTATTTATCAACGGAAATTCCCATCGATAAAAGATTTTAATCATTGAATGGGGAAGTAGCGATAGCCCATCGAGCATAGAGATCATAGCTCGGCAAGCACAATAAAGAAGATCCGAGTGAAGCAGCTTGCTCTCGACAGTTCCAAACGAGGCAATTCATGGAGACCTAGGGACTGGCCGGACCTAATCTCCGCCGATAACGTTGGGACTAATTGAACTCAGGCTTCTTTCTCCTCTTCTGACTGCCCGATGATACCGTGAGACTGGTGTTTCCCATTGGCGATTGCCCCTATTGATTCCCTAGTCTCATAAGTACTGATCGGGGTAAGAGAAGCACTGCTCGAGGAAGCCTACTCATCTATAGTTCATCTCGTAGATCAGTGCGGTCTTACGAAGGGCGGTTGAcaaagattgagtattgaaaCTTATCTTTGAACATGATGAATCACTTCGTGTCGGCCTATTTCCAATCCACTTTCCGACCTCATATGAGAATGGAAAACTTTAACATTGTATATCTAGCTATaatctattactccctccgtcccgttaataatggcacgttttcctttttgggctgtcccgttattgatggcacgtttcctattttggaaaaaataagggattgattaatgttaattaaaatcctaattaaaagcctaattaaacacttaaaaaaaaatactctcactcttaacactctctctctctcccaattACTCTCACTCGCCGTCTCTCCTCCTCTCCTCGGCGACTCcgcctctcctcctcctccacggCGACGGCGCGACGACTTCGCATCCACCCGCCGCCTTCTCCTGCCCTCTCTACCCTCTTCTTCATCCCTCCACCACCATCTCTTAAACCCTAGCGCGGCCTCCACCCTCCACCGCCTAGCGCCGCCTCCACACCTCTGCGCTTGCTCCATCCGCCGCCGGCTCCGAGATCTGAGCGGCTCCATCGTCGCGCCTCCACCCCTCTGAGGAAACCATATCAGCGGCCCGGCGGTGGTCTGAGTgtgacgccgccgccgcctccttcgTCACCGAGTGAAACCCTAGCACCAGTGCGGCGCCAGATCTGAGCGGCTCCATCGTCGCGCCTCCACACCTCCGCCGCCTGCTCCAGATCtgattcttattcttattcttgATTTCATCGATTTCATGATTTTTGTGGAATCTTATTCTTGATTTCATACAATTTCTGGAATCTTATTcttgatttttgttgatttcCTGAATTTCATGAATTGAGAATATTTGTTGATTTTTAGGATCTTTATTGTTGCTTGGTGAATTTTGTTCTGGTATTTTGATTCTGTTTTCTATTGATTTCGTGAATTTCACCAAGTTCATgaatttttgatttttcacCCTAGTTCATGTTCTTCCTAATTCCCAGTTCGTGAATTTGTGAAATTAGTGTTAATGTTAagaaatgattaattaattacagattttaaatttatttaatgaatcaataaataaatgtttttatatattggtaaattagaaataataaaCAATCCCTAAACACAATTCTAATCATGTGGACCATACACCTTTATTCCCtaattttcttctccttaatctctgtgccgaaaagaaacgtgccattaataacgggacggagggagtaatataattATGTATATCTACAATCTTGGATCAATAAAATATAGTTTCGGATTCGTTGTGAATATTACAAATGAGTTGATCAATAGTTTGTAATtgtaatactatattataataacTAGTTTATTGCGATGAATGATATATATTTGGATTTAAGAAAAGCATATAATTGAGTATTtgaaaaggcataaattttaattatttagacGCGACctaaaattatagttgaatgaTGTGATATTATAAAAACATgtttcattatatataattaataataaatattaccaGACTAGCAATATGATTCTAAGatgatataataataaaaatggttaAAATTGTATGTAAAATCATAAACTGTGGTTAAAATACATTTTGTtcacaaattttttaaaaattctatttgctaattataaaaaaattcacaCTCGTTTAAATTTACCATCGTTTTCAATTCCCCCGATTCGAAAACGACGCTGCAATATTAATGTGGCTCATCGGCACGCGCCACAATTTTTCCCGTCCTATAACTTAAACACTACGTTTTGTAACAATACAAAACTACGTCATTTTGTACATTTTTATGATTAAATCCATGAGCTTCTATACAACTggaattgaaattgaaataagaaCCCTAATCTCTCATCTTCTTTTTATTGGAGGAaacttttttgttctttttcttaTGAGCTCCAGTTGAGCAATATAATTAAAGAACCACCTTTGTCGTCCCCTTCAAAACAAGGCGGAGAGGTTTGACAGAACGAGCGTGTCTAACTTCTCGATGTCACGTTGGAGATCGAGAGACTGGCGTTCCCGTGAGGAGGTATGCATGAGGAGGCCGACGGGAGAAGGAGACATTGATAAGCTACATGCAGGAGAAGACGGTGAGCATGCATGGGGCCGCAATCGATGAAATGTGAGGGGCCAAAGCGTATTACTGGGGATAGATTATTTAGGAtatgattttagggtttaggactGCCAACATCGTTTCATTTGTAAAATGACATCGTTACGTGTCTACACATGTAAAATTAAATCCACACCGTTGTCACGTCAAATTTAAGTTCACTGAAGATAAAATCGGTGGTAAAATTAAACAACTGTGaaagtttttgataaaaaaaattcaaaaatcgtAGGTAAAGCATATTTCGACCAAAGTTTACGATTTTACGTGTATTTAACCCTAACAAAAAATCAATAacataaaaaatcaataaaatgtgTAAGTCCAGATATACCCCCGACAAGAGCTTATAATTTCAGTGAATCCCCGCTAAATAGTGAAAAATAGTAAGTGGTAAGATAGTCTTTTCGTTTCTCCTTGCTATTCCAGCGCTCGCTATATAATCCCCAATCTTAAAATCTAGGGTATAAAAGGCCCAAttcctctccctctcttttTTCCCATCTCTCAGTCTCTCTCCCTCCTCGCACGCGGAGAATCTCAGCGAAGATTTCTGGATCGGCAAAGATCAATCAATCGGATAAGCGGGTAAAATTATTTCCTTGATTTGttacgtttttatttttttctttctttctttctttctgatTTGTTAGGTCGACGAGGACTGAATTTTGATTGTGATTGTTCTTTTACCACTTTGACTCTATTAGTGTGGGTGTAGTAGTACTGTTATTGGAGAAGAATGGCGACCTTCGAGCTGTATCGGAGATCGACGATCGGAATGTGCTTGACGGAAACTCTGGATCAGATGGTTTCTGGCGGAATTCTGAGCCCCGAGCTCGCCATTCAAGTTTTAATTCAATTTGACAAGGTTATCAGTTTTTTGgttaatttgattatttatgATAATTGTTTACAGTTCTAAGCTGATTTGGGATCATATTCGTGGCTGTTAATTCAATTATCAGATCAGAGGCGTGATCGTTTCGTTGAATTAGTTAATATTGAAGAATTATTTAACCACACATAGCAAAACATTATCCATCAATGTTTTTTCGTTGCTAAAAATTGAACTGCCAgttgataaaatatatatgtGCACGGAGATTGCCAGTGAAGAATGGATTCAGAATTTGACATTCTTCATGGAGTTGATATTTGGATAAATATGCAGAGAAATGGGATTGCAAGTTGATGGATTGGTCTGCTAGCTCTAGTCTGTTATGTTACTTGCATGCATTCTCCGCACTTAAATTGTATCTAATGTTGCTCATTTGGTTTGCAGTCGATGACTGAAGCTCTAGAGACTGAGGTGAAGAGCAAGGTTTCCATTAAGGTGAATGCATTTCAGTTATACAATAGTTTCTCCAAGGGCGTTGCAAATGACTGCTGAATGAAATTGGCTAATAGCGAAAGCTGATACTTTCCATTTCTGCCACTTAtgcttttaattatattataagtatatattttctGGGTTGTGCTAGAAGTGCATCTCTTAGTAGTATTGTCGTTGTTATTGTTTTCTCGGTGATCattgttttatttcattttcactTAGTTTGATGGAAGGGTCATATTGACTGTACTGTTACTTCTACAGAAACTAATGGCTTACAATAAATTAAGTTGAAGAATATGTACGTAGTCAAGATATTTGTTAAGATTGTCATCAGTTATTTGGATGTATGTAAGCATGAAGTCTACAGGTTACTAGGATTTACCAGCATTATAATCTGAAAGCAATTCATTATAATATCATCGCAGAATTTGCCAAGATTCTTAGGGGTACATATACCAATACAATCTGTAAAATTTTCCTACTAGAGAAACATATAGTTTGCCATTGGATTTGGCCTTTTTCCGCTTTTATCTCAgtgaaattattatttgattgaggttttttttttgtaatatggCTCTCTTGGGCTACTAGTGCTATGCAGATTGCTTGAGCTCTTGGAATCATAACATGTATCTCTCAGGGAGCGACtgctttattttctttaggATATTTCTATATAGGAGTTGCCGGGGCTTGTTGACTttgtttattcttttgaattttGTTAAGCGATTTTGAAAGACAATCTGATGTTAATGTGTAGATGGTATGGAACAAAATTTCTGTTTCTAAGGGTCTCTCTTCTCTAGTGGGACTAGAATCATGCATCTGTAGTCGTAACCATTGTATTCATTCTTGTTCAGTACCCCCTGTATACTGCGTATCTGGGTTCATAATACAGCTGTTTTATTTTCTCAATGACTTTGTTGCTACAGGGACATCTTCATACCTATCGATTCTGTGACAATGTGTGGACTTTCATTTTACAAAATGCTCAGCTGAAAAGCGAGGAAGGCCAGGAAACCGTTGATTCTGTCAAGATTGTCGCTTGTGACTCAAAGTTACTAACTCAGTGAAAAGATAGCTTACTTGTAGTTTTTGTGTGGATCTAATTAGTAATGGAGAAAAGTACTGCAAGAGAAGAGAGGTTATGAGAAATTCCGGAGGCAAGTCCTGTTTGTATTTAACAAGATTAAGCGGAGGGG is a window encoding:
- the LOC131000931 gene encoding transcription initiation factor IIA subunit 2-like; the encoded protein is MATFELYRRSTIGMCLTETLDQMVSGGILSPELAIQVLIQFDKSMTEALETEVKSKVSIKGHLHTYRFCDNVWTFILQNAQLKSEEGQETVDSVKIVACDSKLLTQ